A genomic segment from SAR324 cluster bacterium encodes:
- a CDS encoding DUF86 domain-containing protein: MKDKFIYLFDILDSIERIKKYVKGSNYHEFESDDKTQDAVIRQITIIGEASNKIDEELKHQISSIPWHKVIAMRHRMVHDYAGIVLEVVWQTIHEDLATLQNAIQAFINNQKTE, from the coding sequence ATGAAGGACAAATTCATTTACCTGTTTGACATTCTTGATTCGATAGAAAGAATCAAGAAATATGTTAAAGGCTCAAATTACCATGAGTTTGAGTCAGACGATAAGACACAAGACGCGGTTATCAGGCAAATCACAATTATTGGAGAAGCATCAAACAAAATCGATGAAGAACTTAAACATCAAATTTCAAGTATTCCCTGGCACAAAGTCATAGCGATGCGTCATAGAATGGTTCATGATTATGCTGGAATTGTCCTTGAAGTCGTTTGGCAGACGATTCATGAAGATTTGGCAACCCTACAAAACGCTATTCAAGCTTTTATAAATAACCAGAAAACGGAATAA
- a CDS encoding nucleotidyltransferase family protein translates to MNKITIDHMSEIEQICRDHDINYLGVFGSYVRGESTEDSDLDLLVEFQQPKSLFTIMDIEEKFQKIFQKPIDLVFRKYLKERIKPYIMKDLQTIYTADRDPQ, encoded by the coding sequence ATGAATAAAATAACCATTGATCATATGTCAGAGATCGAACAAATATGCCGTGACCATGATATTAATTATTTAGGCGTATTTGGCTCGTATGTCAGAGGAGAATCCACAGAAGACAGTGATCTCGATTTATTAGTTGAATTCCAGCAACCCAAATCATTGTTTACCATTATGGATATTGAAGAAAAATTTCAGAAAATATTTCAAAAACCGATTGACCTGGTTTTTCGTAAATACCTCAAAGAAAGAATAAAACCCTATATTATGAAAGATCTTCAAACGATTTATACCGCTGATAGAGATCCACAATGA
- a CDS encoding HEPN domain-containing protein yields MDDKEELVKNWLIKAQHDLLAAKKLSNDPESYADVAIYHCQQAGEKAVKGFLVLQDQEFPKTHDIRLLVQLAIRINPSFQQYQETAEILTPYATEFRYPGDLLEPTSEELQDALKKAEEIFNFVASLLSEEIRHFLNP; encoded by the coding sequence ATGGATGACAAAGAGGAATTGGTCAAAAATTGGTTAATCAAAGCACAACATGATTTATTGGCCGCCAAAAAGTTGAGCAATGACCCAGAAAGCTATGCGGATGTGGCTATTTATCATTGCCAACAAGCAGGTGAGAAAGCGGTAAAAGGTTTTTTGGTTTTACAGGATCAAGAGTTTCCCAAAACACATGACATTCGTCTGCTTGTTCAATTGGCAATCAGGATTAACCCAAGTTTCCAACAATACCAAGAGACAGCGGAGATATTGACCCCTTATGCTACAGAATTCCGTTATCCAGGAGACCTTCTTGAACCGACATCCGAAGAACTCCAGGATGCACTGAAAAAGGCAGAAGAGATTTTTAATTTTGTTGCCTCATTGTTATCTGAAGAAATTAGACATTTTCTGAATCCGTGA
- a CDS encoding nucleotidyltransferase domain-containing protein has protein sequence MNTVEQLLPEIISRLVQEFRPENIFLFGSHVWGNPHSDSDLDLLVIVPKSDFSPAKRASIAYRCLRDIPYPLDILVKTRKEIEQFSQVSVSLEHQILSRGKRLYG, from the coding sequence ATGAACACAGTAGAGCAATTACTCCCTGAAATTATCAGTCGATTAGTACAGGAATTTAGACCAGAAAACATCTTTCTATTTGGATCTCATGTGTGGGGAAATCCCCATTCGGATAGTGATCTGGATTTGCTCGTCATAGTGCCAAAGAGTGATTTTTCTCCAGCTAAACGAGCCTCTATCGCCTATCGTTGTTTAAGAGATATTCCCTATCCTTTAGATATATTAGTGAAAACACGAAAGGAAATAGAACAGTTTTCACAAGTGTCCGTATCTCTGGAACATCAGATTTTATCACGAGGAAAACGTCTTTATGGATGA
- a CDS encoding RES family NAD+ phosphorylase yields the protein MRVYRLSKSQYAGDLSGEGARKAGGRWNLKGIPVIYTSDSIALATLETLVHTPLNLVPKHRAVTVFELPDHHKMNKLDYSQLPGNWRDYPSPLELAQIGTQWVKQAQTFLLQVPSAIVPDGGGWNFLLNPSHPDFREVKIIDIFEYEFDPRLYKR from the coding sequence ATGCGTGTCTATCGGTTGTCCAAGTCACAATATGCAGGTGATCTTTCTGGAGAAGGTGCCCGCAAAGCAGGAGGAAGATGGAATTTGAAGGGGATTCCCGTTATATACACTTCTGATTCCATTGCCTTGGCCACCTTGGAAACATTGGTTCACACTCCGCTGAATCTGGTGCCCAAACATAGGGCCGTCACCGTTTTTGAACTTCCAGATCATCACAAAATGAATAAACTGGATTATTCCCAACTCCCTGGCAATTGGAGAGACTATCCGTCACCTTTAGAATTGGCACAAATAGGAACACAATGGGTCAAGCAAGCTCAAACATTCCTGCTACAAGTTCCTTCAGCCATTGTTCCGGATGGAGGTGGATGGAATTTTCTGCTTAATCCGTCCCATCCTGATTTTAGAGAAGTTAAGATCATTGATATTTTTGAATATGAATTTGATCCAAGACTTTATAAAAGATGA
- a CDS encoding DUF2384 domain-containing protein has translation MNYEFIARTLNLKHPVPTPFDLIEIARMGIPKKSINSLAECLHIPISELIQYLHVSERTLQRYSPDKLLSSAISDHLLQIAKVYSRSLEVFEDAEDASMWLKQVNISLGNVPPMDLVDTISGIEMVLDELTRIEYGVFA, from the coding sequence ATGAATTATGAATTTATTGCCCGGACACTAAACCTGAAACACCCCGTTCCAACTCCCTTTGATTTGATAGAGATTGCTCGCATGGGTATTCCAAAGAAATCTATTAATTCATTAGCGGAATGCCTGCATATTCCAATCTCGGAATTGATCCAATACCTGCATGTTTCAGAACGAACATTACAACGCTATTCTCCTGATAAATTACTTTCTTCTGCGATATCTGATCATTTGCTTCAAATTGCCAAAGTATATTCCAGGAGTCTTGAAGTCTTTGAAGATGCTGAGGATGCCTCAATGTGGCTAAAACAGGTCAATATATCCTTAGGCAATGTACCCCCAATGGATCTTGTAGATACTATATCGGGAATTGAAATGGTTCTGGATGAATTGACACGCATTGAGTATGGGGTTTTTGCGTAA
- the scpA gene encoding methylmalonyl-CoA mutase, whose product MSKSSFTIADWNASAQKELKGKDVSSIHWHTAEDIEIKPLYTAEDLENLENLNTLPGLFPFIRGPQATMYAGRPWTIRQYAGFSTAEESNAFYRKNLAAGQQGISVAFDLATHRGYDSDHPRVEGDVGKAGVAIDSVEDMKILFDQIPLDKISVSMTMNGAVLPVLAGYIVAAEEQGVTLDKLTGTIQNDILKEFMVRNTYIYPPTPSMKIIADIFRYTSENMPKFNSISISGYHIQEAGGTAVQELAYTLADGLEYVKLGLATGMGIDDFAPRLSFFFGIGMNFFMEIAKLRAARYIWATMIQQFNPKNSTSMKLRTHCQTSGWSLTEQDPFNNIIRTTIEAMAATLGGTQSLHTNAFDEALALPSNTSARVARNTQLIIQEEAGIRHVIDPFAGSYFMESLTNSLIKAAQEVMKEVETLGGMTKAVESGVPKMRIEESAARRQARIDQGSEVIVGVNKYRLEKEDPLETLEVDNSAVRESQIARLKQIRASRDEARVQASLQALSRCAESGDGNLMALAVEATRLRATVGEISSALEKHFGRYNAPIRSISGVYSSQYEQGSNDSFDKVREEINRFAEKAGRRPRILVAKIGQDGHDRGAKVISTAFADLGFDVDIGALFQTPEEVARQAIENDVHVVGVSSQAAGHKTLVTQLIQCLKEQGADDILVVAGGVIPPKDYDFLYEQGVACIFGPGTPIPQAAHDVIMKLNQQQ is encoded by the coding sequence ATGTCTAAAAGTTCATTCACCATAGCTGATTGGAACGCCAGTGCCCAAAAAGAACTCAAGGGCAAAGATGTATCATCCATCCACTGGCATACCGCGGAAGACATTGAAATAAAACCATTATACACCGCTGAAGATCTGGAAAATCTGGAAAATCTAAACACTCTTCCGGGGTTATTTCCCTTCATTCGAGGTCCACAAGCTACCATGTATGCCGGACGTCCCTGGACCATCAGACAATATGCCGGATTTTCAACGGCTGAAGAATCCAATGCGTTTTACCGCAAAAATCTTGCGGCAGGGCAACAGGGCATCAGCGTGGCGTTTGACCTGGCCACCCACCGTGGTTATGACTCAGATCACCCAAGAGTTGAAGGCGATGTGGGCAAGGCAGGAGTCGCCATTGATTCTGTAGAAGACATGAAAATTCTGTTTGATCAGATTCCTCTCGACAAAATCTCGGTTTCCATGACCATGAACGGCGCGGTTCTTCCCGTATTGGCAGGATATATTGTCGCGGCCGAGGAACAGGGTGTTACACTGGATAAACTGACTGGAACCATCCAGAATGATATTCTCAAAGAATTCATGGTTCGTAATACCTACATTTACCCACCCACACCTTCCATGAAAATCATTGCGGATATTTTCAGATATACCAGCGAAAACATGCCGAAATTCAATTCAATCAGCATCAGTGGCTACCATATTCAGGAAGCGGGTGGAACAGCGGTTCAGGAATTGGCGTATACGCTGGCGGATGGTCTGGAATATGTGAAACTGGGGCTGGCTACCGGCATGGGAATTGATGATTTCGCGCCCAGGCTTTCCTTCTTTTTTGGAATAGGCATGAATTTTTTCATGGAAATCGCCAAACTGCGAGCCGCCCGCTACATTTGGGCAACCATGATCCAACAGTTCAATCCCAAAAATTCTACTTCGATGAAACTGAGAACTCATTGCCAGACCTCAGGCTGGAGTCTCACGGAACAGGATCCGTTCAACAACATCATCCGAACCACCATTGAAGCCATGGCGGCCACCCTTGGCGGCACTCAATCCCTGCACACCAACGCCTTTGATGAAGCCTTGGCTTTGCCTTCGAATACCTCGGCCAGAGTGGCGAGAAACACTCAGTTGATCATCCAGGAAGAAGCTGGAATCCGCCATGTGATCGATCCGTTCGCGGGTTCTTATTTTATGGAAAGTCTGACAAATTCACTGATCAAGGCCGCGCAGGAAGTCATGAAGGAAGTGGAAACTCTGGGTGGCATGACCAAAGCCGTGGAATCCGGTGTGCCCAAAATGAGGATTGAAGAATCAGCGGCCCGCCGTCAAGCCCGCATTGACCAAGGCTCAGAAGTGATCGTTGGTGTCAACAAATACCGACTGGAAAAAGAAGATCCGCTGGAAACACTGGAAGTGGACAATTCCGCAGTTCGTGAATCACAAATCGCACGGTTGAAACAGATTCGTGCGTCCCGTGACGAAGCCCGTGTGCAGGCCAGTTTACAGGCCTTGTCCCGTTGTGCTGAATCCGGTGACGGCAATTTAATGGCTCTGGCCGTTGAAGCCACCCGCCTCCGTGCGACTGTTGGAGAAATTTCATCTGCGCTTGAAAAACATTTCGGACGTTATAACGCGCCGATCCGGTCGATTTCCGGAGTTTACAGCAGTCAATATGAACAGGGGAGCAATGATTCCTTCGATAAGGTACGAGAGGAAATCAATCGTTTTGCTGAAAAAGCCGGACGTCGTCCCCGAATTCTTGTCGCCAAAATCGGTCAGGATGGTCATGATCGGGGAGCCAAGGTGATTTCAACCGCTTTTGCGGATCTGGGCTTTGATGTAGACATCGGTGCCTTGTTCCAGACGCCTGAGGAAGTTGCCCGGCAAGCCATTGAAAATGATGTGCATGTTGTCGGCGTTTCCAGTCAGGCGGCCGGCCATAAAACGTTGGTGACGCAATTGATTCAATGCCTCAAGGAACAGGGTGCGGATGATATTCTGGTTGTGGCCGGTGGGGTCATTCCTCCCAAAGATTATGACTTTTTATATGAACAGGGAGTCGCCTGTATTTTTGGTCCCGGTACCCCCATTCCACAAGCGGCCCATGACGTGATCATGAAACTGAATCAACAGCAATAA
- a CDS encoding aldehyde dehydrogenase family protein: MSENSANQHKPLISTVLSANPATGELLGEVQCTPLEEIPQIFKEARKAQKVWAAMSFSERGKRILKIRDYLLDQGENIARVISKENGKTIPDAFNTEILPSIMSCDWYAHKAESVLKEKIIPLGSIMTFNKRNHLLRIPYGVVGIISPWNYPFAIPFGEIIMGLMAGNAILFKVARETPLVGVEIEKAITAAQLPKGLCQHIVGSGSQVATSWFENGIDKIFLTGSVGAGKTLMRQAIDSMTPLSLELGGNDPMIVLEDAPIDRAVNGAIWAGFQNCGQSCGGVERVYVHESIAEEFLAKLKTKTESLRQGVDRGYFDVDLGCMTTTGQLMTVKEHVDEALAKGARIFAQSKPVTDWDAKLFYPATVLVDVTHDMLVMREETFGPVLGVMTFKTEEEVIRLANDSHLGLTSSVWTMDTKRGRRLAEQLETGVTTINDHLYTHGGAELPWIGWKQSGTGATHSHLGLVEMTKAKLVNYDIVPHIPTNLWWFPVRKFKYETIVSAPKILFGSDMKNKTKSIRRLLPQLMKDPQLREMTTMYLKARMLQ; encoded by the coding sequence ATGTCAGAAAATTCAGCAAACCAGCATAAACCACTCATTTCTACCGTTTTGTCAGCCAATCCGGCAACGGGTGAACTTCTGGGGGAAGTACAATGCACACCGCTTGAAGAAATTCCCCAAATTTTCAAGGAAGCTCGAAAAGCCCAGAAAGTCTGGGCGGCGATGTCGTTCAGTGAACGTGGAAAACGTATCCTCAAAATCAGGGATTATCTGCTGGATCAGGGTGAAAATATTGCCAGGGTGATTTCCAAAGAAAATGGAAAAACCATTCCTGACGCGTTCAATACAGAAATTTTACCCTCCATCATGTCCTGTGACTGGTATGCGCACAAAGCTGAAAGTGTCCTCAAGGAAAAAATCATCCCTCTGGGCAGTATCATGACCTTCAACAAACGCAACCATCTGTTGCGGATTCCCTATGGAGTGGTTGGCATCATTTCTCCCTGGAATTATCCCTTCGCCATTCCCTTTGGTGAAATCATCATGGGATTGATGGCCGGAAATGCGATTTTATTCAAGGTGGCCCGCGAAACTCCACTGGTTGGTGTTGAAATCGAAAAAGCGATAACCGCCGCGCAATTACCCAAAGGCTTGTGCCAGCATATCGTCGGCAGTGGCAGTCAGGTGGCAACGTCATGGTTCGAAAACGGAATTGATAAAATTTTTCTGACAGGAAGTGTTGGCGCCGGAAAAACCCTGATGCGCCAGGCCATTGATTCCATGACACCGCTGTCGCTGGAACTGGGAGGGAATGACCCGATGATTGTTCTGGAAGACGCACCGATTGACAGAGCGGTGAATGGTGCCATCTGGGCAGGATTTCAAAATTGCGGACAAAGCTGTGGAGGGGTGGAACGGGTGTATGTGCATGAATCGATCGCGGAAGAATTTCTGGCAAAACTGAAAACAAAAACTGAATCGTTACGTCAGGGCGTGGACCGGGGATATTTTGATGTGGATCTGGGTTGTATGACCACGACGGGTCAACTGATGACCGTCAAGGAACATGTGGATGAGGCACTGGCAAAAGGCGCAAGAATCTTTGCGCAATCGAAGCCTGTGACCGACTGGGATGCCAAACTTTTTTATCCTGCCACGGTGCTGGTGGATGTGACACATGACATGCTGGTCATGCGGGAAGAAACCTTTGGTCCTGTTCTGGGTGTGATGACTTTCAAAACTGAAGAAGAAGTGATTCGATTGGCCAATGATTCTCATTTGGGGCTGACATCCTCTGTCTGGACCATGGATACAAAACGAGGCCGCCGATTGGCTGAACAGCTTGAGACAGGGGTGACGACCATCAATGATCACCTTTACACGCATGGAGGGGCGGAACTCCCCTGGATCGGCTGGAAACAAAGCGGAACCGGTGCCACTCATTCCCATTTGGGACTGGTGGAAATGACCAAGGCAAAACTGGTAAATTATGACATTGTTCCCCACATTCCAACGAATCTGTGGTGGTTCCCTGTACGCAAATTCAAGTATGAAACCATTGTTTCCGCACCGAAGATTCTGTTTGGAAGTGACATGAAAAACAAAACAAAATCCATCCGCAGGTTGTTGCCTCAGTTGATGAAAGATCCTCAACTTCGTGAAATGACCACCATGTATCTCAAGGCAAGGATGCTTCAGTGA